The nucleotide sequence TTGACACCCAGGTCAAGGAAAATTTGCAGCGGGTATTAGCTGCCTTTCGCAACCACCGGGTCGGATCCCACCATTTTGCTGGAGTCACGGGCTATGGCCATGATGACCTGGGGAGGCAGGTTTTAGACCGGGTGTTTGCGGAAGTGATGGGAGCAGAAGCCGCTGCGGTTCGAGTTCAGTTCGTTTCGGGGACTCACGCGATCGCCTGCGCCCTGTACGGGGTTCTGCGCCCTGGCGACGAACTACTGGCAGTGGCCGGTGCTCCCTATGACACATTAGAAGAAGTAATTGGTATCAGGGGCAACAATCAGGGATCGTTAACAGAGTTTGGAATTTCCTATCGGCAACTCTCCCTGACTGAACTGGGTACGATTGACTGGGACACCTTGAAGCAAGCAATCAGGCCAGAAACCCGAATGGTTCTAATTCAGCGCTCCTGTGGATACTCCTGGCGACCCAGTCTTGCGATCGCAGAGATTGAAAAAATAGTTCGCCTGGTAAAGCAGCAAAACCCGGATACAGTCTGTTTTGTGGATAACTGTTATGGGGAATTTACTGATAGTTGTGAACCTTCTGCGGTGGGTGCGGATCTGATTGCCGGTTCCCTGATCAAAAATCCGGGTGGCACCATTGTCACCGCAGGGGGATATGTTGCTGGACGGGCAGATCTGGTAGAAGCCGCCACTTGCCGCTTGACGGCTCCAGGCATTGGCAGTTCTGGCGGAGCTACCTTTGACCAGAATCGCCTCCTGTTCCAAGGGTTATTTCTAGCGCCTCAGATGGTTGGGGAAGCCATGAAAGGGAATCACCTGACTGCTGGCGTATTTGATCGACTGGGATACCCGGTTAATCCACTACCGTTTGCTCCCAGAAGGGATGTGATTCAGGCAATTCAGCTAGGTTCACCAGAGAAACTGATTGCTTTTTGTCGCGCCATTCAAACCCACTCTCCGATTGGTTCTTACCTGGACCCGATTCCAGCCGGGATGCCTGGTTATGAGAGCGCGCTGGTGATGGCAGGCGGGACTTTTATTGATGGCAGTACATCTGAATTTTCTGCCGATGGACCCTTGCGGGAACCCTATGTGGTTTTCTGCCAGGGAGGCACGCACTGGACCCATGTTGCGATCGCCCTGGAAGCTGCCATTGAGGCGGTTGGGAGTCGAGGAGCGGCCACATAATCGTTTATGCCCTCTCTTGGTGCTGGACCTACTGGCCCTGATTCAGACGACGCTGCCACTCTGCATCAATCTGATCAGCCTGCTCCAGTTCCTGTTCCGTTAAATCTCGCTGGGTAGTGTATATCAGGTCCTCTGCCTGGATCACCGTTTCTGCCGCAAACTGTTGCGCATAGGACAGTTTTGCTTGCAGTTGTTCATTTGCCTGATTCAGGAAAATCGCCCGCTCCTGACGTTTTTCATTGCGATGATTAATAGTCCGATTCCGCCACTGAATCCACAGATAGCGAATCAGCGGAATTGCCAGAAAAGCCGCGCCATACCCCAGCAATAGCCAGTAAATGGATTGAACAAAAGCAACAAACCCACCCATTTGAAGGGCGATCGTCCCATCCGCCAGAAGGCTGCCAAGTACCAGTGCCCCAATTAGATTTGCTCCCCCTAAACCGATCGCCATCAGAATCTGTCCACTGCTGGCTTGACTGAATCGCCAGGGAAATTCTTTCAAATAGGCAGAAACCGATTGGTACCCCTGCCTGGTCGCGGTTGTTTGCAATTCTGGAAAGTGATAAACAATATCTCCTTCCGGGCTAACCTCTGGTCTACCGTTAAACCGACTCAAGACCGGCAGCATATAATTTTCATCCACAAAACTGTCCCCTCTGCCCACATCATCCAGATAGGGGGCAATTTGCTCCGCTATGACTGCTCCTTTATGATTACGAATCACTGTCCCAATGGCAGTCCAGCGTCGCTCTTCCAGATCGGCATTTGGGTTTCCATCTCCAAACAGAAAGGAAAATACCGACTCCAGGAAATTCATTGACGATTGTTCACGGGAATCGTAGGAACGCTGCTTCGATGACTGGTATCGGCGGCTATAGTAATCGGGGTAAAAAATGTAGAAGAAGTCGGGGCTGAACCAGATACGGGGTAGGTTCATATTTCCCCCCGAACTACGGCGATCATTGTTTTGGCTAGAAGCATTTGCCGCCAGGATGATCATAATAATCGCCGTCACAATGATCAGAATAGAAACTAAAAGAATAATGCCGAACGAAATTCGGATAATGTAAAACAGTACTCGCCATACCCTATCCCACCATTCCTTGAGCCTCAGTCGAAGGTACTTATTGCGCAGAATTGCCCGGAAGTTATGGGGAAACAGGTAAACAATTTCCCCCGAACCCGCCACCTGCAAATGCCCGCCCGCATCTGAAGCCAGTGCCAGTAAGCCCTGTTGAGCCAGATTAATCTCTAACCCAGCCTGAGCAGCCACATCCCCTACGGTAACGCGATAGTTCAGGCGCTCAATCGCTTTCATAATGTCAGGGTTCAGAGTCATGCCTATCCTTCTATGGAGATTAGCGTCTGTAATTCCAGTATAGAAGTTCTGTTTTTAAGGCATCTGACAAAGAGGGGCATGGCTATTCCCTGCACAGTCTCACGCCTACTGGATAGGTTTACGGGTAAGGTTTCACGATATTCTTGACTTAAAGCCAATCCGAAAATTTCCTGGGTTCAGTACAGGCTCTGCTGGCAGTCAAGGATTTTTTCGATCGGCTTTTAGCCAAACCGTAACCGCATATGGAGAAAGCAAATGCAGACAACGGCAGAAGAGAAAGTAAATCCTCTTGCTGGTAAACCTGCTCCTGACAATATCCTGATTGATGTTGAGAAGCTTTTAGAGGCGTATTACACGATCCATCCTGATCCTGAAAATCCTCTCCAGCAAGTTAGCTTTGGTACCTCTGGACATCGCGGTTCGTCTGCCAATGGCACATTTAATGAAGATCATATTCTGGCGGTTTCTCAGGCGGTAGCAGACTATCGCAAAAGTAAGGGGATTGATGGTCCGCTCTATATGGGAATCGATACCCATGCCCTCTCCGTCCCTGCCCAAACGTCGGCTTTAGAGGTTCTGGCAGCCAATGGCATAGAGGTTTACATCGCGGCGGGTGAGGGGAATGCCCGGTTTACCCCCACGCCGACCGTATCCCATGCCATCCTGGCTCACAACCGGGGCAAAACCACTGGTCTGGCAGATGGGATTATCATCACCCCTTCCCACAATCCCCCAGCAGATGGGGGGTTTAAGTACAACCCCCCATCTGGGGGACCGGCGGAACCGGAGATTACAAAATGGGTGCAGGCGCGTGCCAACCAGTTGATGGCGAACCAAAACCGCGATGTCAGGCGGATTCCCTATGAGCAGGCGTTAAAGGCTTCTACCACCCATCGGTTTGATTTTATTACACCCTATGTTAACGACCTGGAAACCGTTGTGGACATGGAGGCAATTCGTACCGGGGGGATTCGGATTGGAGTTGACCCCCTGGGTGGCTCCAATATCGCTTACTGGGAACCAATCGCTGAGCGTTACGGCTTAAATCTTACAGTGGTCAACCAGTCAGTCGATCCTACCTTCCGCTTTATGAGTGTTGATTGGGACGGCAAAATTCGGATGGACTGCTCTTCCCCCTACGCCATGGCAAGCCTGGTCAGGATTAAAGATGAGTATGACATTGCCTTTGGTAACGATACGGATTCCGATCGCCACGGCATTGTCACCCCCAGCAGAGGTTTGATGAATCCCAATCACTTTCTCTCCGTTGCCATCTGGTATCTATTTACCAACCGCAGCGGCTGGCCATCCACCAGTGCGATTGGTAAAACCCTGGTCAGCAGCAGCATGATTGACCGGGTGGCGAAGGAAATTGGGCGACCAGTTTGTGAAGTGCCGGTTGGCTTTAAGTGGTTTGTGGAGGGGCTGCTGGATGGCTCCTTTGGCTTTGGGGGTGAAGAAAGTGCTGGAGCGTCTTTTCTGCGTAAGGATGGTACCGTCTGGACCACAGATAAAGACGGTCTAATTATGGATCTGCTGGCCGCCGAGATTACTGCCCGCACAGGTAAGGATCCTGGTTTGCATTACCAGGACCTGACGGCAAAGCTGGGCAAACCGTACTATAAACGGATTGACTCTCCTGCCACGCCTGAGCAAAAAGCTCGTCTGGGCAAACTTTCTCCAGAAGATGTCAAAGCAATGACCCTTGCTGGAGATCTGATTACTGCTCGACTCACCAATGCACCTGGCAACAACGCGGCGATTGGGGGGTTGAAAGTAACGACAGAGAATGGCTGGTTTGCTGCTCGCCCATCCGGCACAGAAAATGTCTGCAAAGTTTATGCCGAAAGCTTCAAGAGTGAAGAACACCTGGAGCAGATCTTGCGGGAGGCCCAGGAGATGGTTGCCAATGTGGTTTAGCCTGTAGAAACTCTAAGAAGCCAGAAGTCATAATTTCTCTGCTTTCTGGATTCTGGCTTTTTGTTTTGCTTGCCTGACCCATAGCAGTAGTCATAGGATAGCCCTGGTGTCCAGGCAGAGCCTGGACACTGTTCTAAACGCCTA is from Leptothermofonsia sichuanensis E412 and encodes:
- a CDS encoding methionine gamma-lyase family protein, with translation MDGSSLVKEVHYELFQIFSGIDTQVKENLQRVLAAFRNHRVGSHHFAGVTGYGHDDLGRQVLDRVFAEVMGAEAAAVRVQFVSGTHAIACALYGVLRPGDELLAVAGAPYDTLEEVIGIRGNNQGSLTEFGISYRQLSLTELGTIDWDTLKQAIRPETRMVLIQRSCGYSWRPSLAIAEIEKIVRLVKQQNPDTVCFVDNCYGEFTDSCEPSAVGADLIAGSLIKNPGGTIVTAGGYVAGRADLVEAATCRLTAPGIGSSGGATFDQNRLLFQGLFLAPQMVGEAMKGNHLTAGVFDRLGYPVNPLPFAPRRDVIQAIQLGSPEKLIAFCRAIQTHSPIGSYLDPIPAGMPGYESALVMAGGTFIDGSTSEFSADGPLREPYVVFCQGGTHWTHVAIALEAAIEAVGSRGAAT
- the pgm gene encoding phosphoglucomutase (alpha-D-glucose-1,6-bisphosphate-dependent), with protein sequence MQTTAEEKVNPLAGKPAPDNILIDVEKLLEAYYTIHPDPENPLQQVSFGTSGHRGSSANGTFNEDHILAVSQAVADYRKSKGIDGPLYMGIDTHALSVPAQTSALEVLAANGIEVYIAAGEGNARFTPTPTVSHAILAHNRGKTTGLADGIIITPSHNPPADGGFKYNPPSGGPAEPEITKWVQARANQLMANQNRDVRRIPYEQALKASTTHRFDFITPYVNDLETVVDMEAIRTGGIRIGVDPLGGSNIAYWEPIAERYGLNLTVVNQSVDPTFRFMSVDWDGKIRMDCSSPYAMASLVRIKDEYDIAFGNDTDSDRHGIVTPSRGLMNPNHFLSVAIWYLFTNRSGWPSTSAIGKTLVSSSMIDRVAKEIGRPVCEVPVGFKWFVEGLLDGSFGFGGEESAGASFLRKDGTVWTTDKDGLIMDLLAAEITARTGKDPGLHYQDLTAKLGKPYYKRIDSPATPEQKARLGKLSPEDVKAMTLAGDLITARLTNAPGNNAAIGGLKVTTENGWFAARPSGTENVCKVYAESFKSEEHLEQILREAQEMVANVV